From Calothrix sp. PCC 6303, a single genomic window includes:
- a CDS encoding tetratricopeptide repeat protein produces MRLSLPSLLAYASSLALLGISIPMVTPILASDTDNPDTCQTVKPALLNSADDFIGMGHFQEDCEKNSLAAVASFTQAIRLNPKAEEPYYHRANAYQNAGNYQAAVVDYTEVIRQNTGKLGFSSGAYWNRARAYERLGKKQKAISDLTQLIGVDSRNADQYLFRGNMYRDIGNKERAIADYQVAEKLLQQYLSGSFGNGFQDSRYQEMLEKVRSVLSQLN; encoded by the coding sequence ATGCGTCTAAGCTTACCTTCCTTACTGGCTTATGCCTCATCTCTTGCACTGCTAGGTATTTCGATACCAATGGTTACACCAATCCTAGCTTCTGACACAGATAACCCCGATACATGTCAAACTGTAAAACCAGCACTTCTAAATTCAGCAGATGACTTCATCGGGATGGGACACTTTCAAGAAGATTGTGAAAAAAACTCACTCGCTGCGGTTGCTTCCTTCACCCAGGCAATTAGGCTGAATCCGAAAGCTGAAGAACCTTACTATCACAGAGCAAATGCTTACCAGAATGCAGGAAATTATCAAGCCGCAGTGGTAGACTATACTGAGGTAATTCGCCAAAATACAGGTAAGCTTGGTTTTAGTAGTGGAGCATATTGGAATCGGGCTAGGGCTTATGAAAGACTAGGCAAAAAACAAAAAGCAATTTCAGATTTGACTCAGTTAATTGGCGTAGATAGTCGCAATGCCGATCAGTATCTGTTTAGAGGAAACATGTACCGAGATATAGGAAATAAAGAACGTGCCATCGCAGATTATCAAGTAGCAGAAAAGCTTCTTCAGCAATATTTAAGCGGATCTTTCGGAAATGGTTTTCAAGATTCTAGGTACCAAGAAATGTTAGAAAAAGTCAGAAGTGTATTATCCCAATTAAATTAG